Proteins from one Deinococcus sp. AB2017081 genomic window:
- the bshC gene encoding bacillithiol biosynthesis cysteine-adding enzyme BshC codes for MAGNLGDFVRLTPGDLEGAAAAGRPDIDRDALVGALRAYHTDLGTLDAHVEAQLTRLAHPASRVVVTGQQAGVLTGPAYSVHKGADAALLARQLHTDDAPVVAVYWIASQDHDAAEVASTALLDMSETLHHLALELPQGRPVGRLPWTVEFTAQTLALLDAFDAPADYVSAVRQRLVTATTPGGSVADVFARLIHGLLGRAGVLVLDPLHPALARLMAPALARELNDPLASSARIEAAAGRLEAAGFTPQLRRPAGATNVFIEEDDGQRRLLRMDGRTLRTDTRDYPLPDLLALLDADPTRVTPAAGLRPIVQDTLLPTLAFVVGPGEIAYGAQLTDVYPLHGLQQPLLWPRLSVTWLEPNVARLLTRLDATAAQVQADPDGVLGRSLARERGAAALARDRLASLEAQFTEIAREIADLDPTLTGAAERTLTRTLPRLERLQTLAVRALARQEDDRSGQLTRLNAHLLPDGEPQERHMNFLTYLLKHGQTPLDMLLALEPGWRGDLTIP; via the coding sequence ATGGCAGGGAATCTGGGCGACTTCGTCCGCCTGACGCCGGGCGATCTGGAGGGAGCGGCGGCGGCCGGACGGCCGGACATCGACCGGGACGCGCTGGTGGGGGCGCTGCGGGCCTACCACACCGATCTGGGCACCCTGGATGCCCACGTGGAGGCGCAGCTGACCCGGCTGGCGCATCCGGCGTCGCGGGTGGTCGTCACGGGGCAGCAGGCGGGTGTCCTGACCGGCCCGGCGTACTCGGTGCACAAGGGAGCTGACGCCGCGCTGCTGGCCCGGCAGCTACACACCGACGACGCCCCCGTGGTCGCCGTGTACTGGATTGCCAGCCAGGATCACGACGCCGCCGAAGTCGCGTCCACGGCGTTGCTGGACATGTCGGAGACGCTCCACCACCTCGCCCTCGAGCTGCCGCAGGGCCGGCCGGTGGGCCGACTGCCGTGGACAGTGGAGTTCACCGCCCAGACGCTGGCCCTGCTGGACGCCTTCGACGCGCCGGCCGACTATGTGTCCGCTGTCCGGCAGCGCCTCGTGACCGCAACGACCCCCGGCGGCAGTGTCGCGGACGTGTTCGCCCGGCTGATCCACGGACTGCTGGGCCGGGCGGGCGTGCTGGTGCTCGACCCGCTGCATCCCGCGCTGGCCCGCCTGATGGCTCCGGCGCTGGCCCGCGAGCTGAATGATCCGCTGGCATCATCGGCCCGGATCGAAGCGGCGGCGGGACGGCTGGAGGCAGCGGGCTTCACACCCCAGCTGCGCCGACCGGCCGGGGCCACCAACGTCTTCATCGAGGAGGACGACGGCCAGCGCCGCCTGCTGCGTATGGACGGCCGCACCCTGCGCACTGACACCCGCGACTACCCGCTGCCCGACCTGCTGGCCCTGCTGGACGCCGACCCCACCCGCGTGACCCCGGCGGCGGGCCTGCGCCCCATCGTGCAGGACACGCTGCTGCCCACGCTGGCCTTCGTGGTCGGGCCGGGCGAGATCGCCTACGGGGCACAGCTCACAGACGTCTATCCCCTGCACGGCCTGCAGCAGCCGCTGCTGTGGCCCCGCCTGAGCGTAACGTGGCTGGAGCCGAATGTCGCGCGGCTGCTCACGCGCCTGGACGCCACCGCCGCGCAGGTGCAGGCCGACCCGGACGGCGTGCTGGGGCGCTCGCTGGCGCGGGAGCGGGGAGCCGCCGCGCTGGCCCGTGACCGGCTGGCCAGCCTGGAGGCGCAGTTCACCGAGATCGCCCGCGAGATCGCCGACCTCGATCCCACCCTGACCGGGGCCGCCGAGCGCACCCTGACGCGCACCCTGCCCCGGCTGGAACGCCTCCAGACCCTCGCCGTGCGCGCCCTGGCCCGCCAGGAGGACGACCGCAGCGGCCAGCTGACCCGCCTGAACGCCCACCTGCTGCCTGACGGTGAGCCGCAGGAACGCCACATGAATTTCCTGACCTATCTGCTCAAGCACGGCCAGACGCCGCTGGACATGCTGCTGGCGCTGGAACCGGGCTGGCGGGGTGATCTGACGATTCCGTGA
- the ftsY gene encoding signal recognition particle-docking protein FtsY: MSWLERLRDGLSKTRKQINDTAGFLGQDVRDVVTNRLDTIEDLEYALIAADVGRAATEEILDDVRRSEGRNLQDALMDALTLQLEPDARRAEFRKLGFAPDARRKTVDPKGHVVMVIGVNGVGKTTTIAKLGQYYMTRGKSVMFAAGDTFRAAAGAQLGEWGDRLGVPVVQGQDGGDPAAVAFDAATARASRGTDLLFVDTAGRLHTKHNLMEELKKVRRVIDKADPGEPTEVWLVLDAVTGQNGLQQAKKFHESTPLTGVVVTKLDGTAKGGILVPIVRELGVPIKFIGVGEQPGDLQPFDSQEFVRALFDVDIPKG, from the coding sequence GTGAGCTGGCTCGAACGCCTGCGCGACGGCCTGAGCAAGACCCGCAAGCAGATCAACGACACTGCCGGCTTCCTGGGCCAGGACGTCCGGGACGTTGTCACGAACCGCCTGGACACCATCGAGGATCTGGAATACGCCCTGATCGCCGCCGACGTGGGCCGGGCCGCCACCGAGGAGATCCTGGACGACGTGCGCCGCAGCGAGGGCCGGAACCTCCAGGACGCCCTGATGGACGCCCTGACCCTGCAACTGGAACCCGACGCCCGCCGCGCCGAGTTCCGCAAGCTGGGCTTCGCGCCGGATGCCCGCCGCAAGACGGTCGATCCGAAGGGGCACGTGGTCATGGTCATCGGCGTGAATGGCGTGGGCAAGACCACCACGATCGCCAAGCTGGGCCAGTACTACATGACGCGCGGCAAGAGCGTGATGTTCGCCGCCGGCGACACCTTCCGCGCCGCCGCCGGGGCCCAGCTGGGCGAGTGGGGCGACCGGCTGGGCGTGCCGGTCGTGCAGGGGCAGGACGGCGGTGACCCGGCCGCCGTGGCCTTCGACGCCGCCACCGCCCGCGCGTCACGCGGCACCGATCTGCTGTTCGTGGACACCGCCGGCCGGCTGCACACCAAGCACAACCTGATGGAAGAACTGAAGAAGGTTCGCCGCGTGATCGACAAGGCCGATCCGGGCGAGCCGACCGAGGTGTGGCTGGTGCTGGACGCCGTGACCGGACAGAATGGTCTGCAGCAGGCCAAGAAGTTCCACGAGAGCACCCCGCTGACCGGCGTGGTCGTCACCAAACTCGACGGCACCGCCAAGGGCGGCATCCTGGTGCCGATCGTCCGGGAACTGGGCGTGCCGATCAAGTTCATCGGAGTGGGCGAGCAGCCCGGCGATCTCCAGCCCTTCGACAGCCAGGAGTTCGTGCGGGCGCTGTTCGACGTGGATATCCCGAAGGGGTGA
- a CDS encoding glutaredoxin family protein, translating into MALPVLTLYTRAGCHLCELAEAHLTALEFRYTPVDVDSDPALRARHGDDVPVLAQGERVLARGVLGRQRLSTLKLILLRETPST; encoded by the coding sequence ATGGCGCTTCCTGTCCTGACGCTGTACACCCGTGCCGGCTGCCACCTGTGCGAGCTGGCCGAGGCCCACCTGACCGCCCTGGAGTTCCGCTACACCCCGGTCGATGTGGACAGCGACCCGGCGCTGCGGGCCCGCCACGGCGACGACGTGCCAGTGCTCGCGCAGGGAGAGCGGGTGCTGGCCAGAGGCGTGCTGGGGCGGCAGCGGCTGAGCACGCTCAAGCTGATCCTGCTGCGCGAGACTCCGTCGACCTGA
- a CDS encoding protein kinase domain-containing protein, with protein MTPLLLTALFVVGLLLFVRASERVLTIISAVAVLAILGLLAAVTLHQPLGAGKGQFTLSGIGRLQGFLAVAAVVVASAPFLLGRAAQSMRRSRPTPRPVRIQRTAPPSPPSRRTTITQTVADLRFQDYEVLDRIGIGGMGSVYRAKRRQDGRIVALKVPQEKYLADAKFVKRFYREAEVLKRFSHPNIVRVYDYRMQTPEHYIAMEFLDGDSLEGELEKRTLTFSESVQVIRALADALRHIHMQNVVHRDIKPANVMVLKNAFVDGQLREGGVKLMDFGIAVGKVLTRLTMTGARVGTPIYMAPEQAKGNRVDARSDVYSLGLLAYEMVTGQTAFRGSYEAVVHQQVFESPKPPKQVRLEVPGKLNDLVLHMIEKDPAQRPTLDDVIARIDAGVMTDEVFDDPVALALSVGEKRGTLRLLDVRGKLRQSLKDQGSGASSLPTAPNAVAGDPDGNLYVTMAEYRQGKSGGLIRKLSPDGRELVSFGAYGLSAGELLQPVDLAVTQNHVFVLDAEAHHVVVYDQQGRYVRQFGGRGQGMGRFEKPRSIVASPDGHIYVLDTGNNEVQRFSAQGEYVSRYAFRLDRTSEALRQLDGLGIDQYGAVYIVDGVARKLRKIEADGTPGATFALDTLVGEPSDAPWLIEVAPEGQIFAVRQGGQVLRTFSNVGDLITQTDMYAPVLAMSVLTREPTAQRIPA; from the coding sequence GTGACGCCGCTGCTGCTCACGGCGCTGTTCGTCGTGGGCCTGCTGCTGTTCGTGAGGGCCTCCGAGCGCGTGCTGACCATCATCAGCGCGGTCGCGGTGCTGGCGATCCTGGGCCTGCTGGCGGCCGTCACCCTGCACCAGCCGCTCGGGGCCGGCAAGGGCCAGTTCACGCTCTCGGGGATCGGCCGGCTCCAGGGCTTCCTGGCCGTCGCGGCCGTCGTGGTGGCGAGCGCCCCCTTCCTGCTGGGCCGCGCCGCGCAGTCCATGCGCCGTTCCCGACCGACGCCCAGGCCGGTGCGGATCCAGCGCACCGCGCCGCCCTCGCCACCGTCGCGCCGGACGACCATCACGCAGACCGTCGCGGATCTGCGCTTTCAGGACTACGAGGTGCTCGACCGGATCGGCATCGGCGGCATGGGCAGCGTGTACCGGGCCAAGCGCCGCCAGGACGGCCGGATCGTGGCGCTGAAGGTGCCGCAGGAGAAGTACCTGGCCGACGCCAAGTTCGTCAAACGCTTCTACCGCGAGGCCGAGGTGCTCAAGCGCTTCAGTCATCCGAACATCGTGCGGGTCTACGACTACCGGATGCAGACCCCGGAGCACTACATCGCCATGGAGTTCCTTGACGGCGACAGCCTGGAAGGTGAACTGGAGAAGCGCACCCTGACCTTCAGCGAGAGCGTGCAGGTCATCCGTGCCCTGGCCGACGCGCTGCGCCACATCCACATGCAGAACGTCGTGCACCGCGACATCAAGCCCGCCAACGTGATGGTGCTGAAAAACGCCTTCGTGGACGGCCAGCTGCGCGAGGGCGGCGTGAAACTCATGGATTTCGGGATCGCGGTCGGCAAGGTGCTGACCCGCCTGACGATGACCGGGGCGCGGGTCGGCACCCCGATCTACATGGCTCCCGAGCAGGCCAAGGGCAACCGCGTGGACGCCCGCAGCGACGTGTACTCGCTGGGACTGCTCGCCTACGAGATGGTCACCGGCCAGACCGCCTTCCGGGGCTCCTACGAGGCCGTCGTGCACCAGCAGGTGTTCGAGTCGCCCAAGCCGCCAAAACAGGTGCGCCTGGAGGTGCCGGGCAAACTCAACGACCTCGTGCTGCACATGATCGAGAAGGATCCCGCCCAGCGGCCCACCCTGGACGACGTGATCGCCCGGATCGACGCCGGCGTCATGACCGACGAGGTCTTCGACGACCCGGTCGCGCTGGCCCTGTCGGTGGGGGAAAAGCGCGGGACGCTGCGGCTGCTCGACGTGCGCGGCAAGCTGCGCCAGAGTCTCAAGGATCAGGGCAGCGGGGCCAGCAGCCTGCCCACCGCGCCCAACGCCGTCGCCGGCGATCCGGACGGCAACCTGTACGTCACCATGGCCGAGTACCGCCAGGGCAAGAGCGGCGGCCTGATCCGCAAGCTCAGCCCGGACGGCCGCGAACTCGTCAGCTTCGGGGCGTATGGGCTGTCGGCGGGTGAACTGCTGCAGCCGGTCGATCTGGCGGTCACCCAGAACCACGTCTTCGTGCTCGATGCCGAGGCCCACCACGTGGTCGTGTACGACCAGCAGGGGCGTTACGTGCGGCAGTTCGGGGGCCGGGGCCAGGGCATGGGCCGCTTCGAGAAGCCCCGCTCGATCGTCGCGTCGCCCGACGGTCATATCTACGTGCTGGATACCGGCAACAACGAGGTGCAGCGCTTCAGCGCCCAGGGCGAGTACGTGAGCCGCTACGCCTTCCGGCTCGACCGCACCAGCGAGGCCCTGCGCCAGCTCGACGGCCTGGGGATCGACCAGTACGGCGCGGTGTACATCGTGGACGGCGTGGCCCGCAAGCTCCGCAAGATCGAGGCCGACGGCACGCCCGGCGCGACCTTTGCCCTGGACACCCTGGTGGGCGAGCCCTCCGACGCGCCGTGGCTGATCGAGGTCGCGCCCGAGGGGCAGATCTTCGCCGTGCGGCAGGGGGGGCAGGTGCTGCGCACCTTCAGCAACGTGGGCGACCTGATTACCCAGACCGACATGTACGCTCCGGTGCTGGCGATGTCCGTGCTGACCCGCGAGCCCACCGCGCAGCGCATCCCGGCGTAG
- a CDS encoding serine/threonine-protein kinase, whose protein sequence is MRCALAMWEGRTVFVKTLTVDYPDAIVRFQHEGRVAASLNHPLVVSPLAATTRQLVFPFIEGGTLRECLDRGPLTPAHAIEVALGILNAVDYLHAQGVTHHDVKPENILLFRGQAGFWNVRLIDFGMSHSRALPLDIHSGTRMGTPHFMAPEQFRGIRGDPRSDLYSVGVLLFDCLAGHPPFEDALGWLAGLHDVLAPLPGPEVLHPLLLRAMHRDPRQRPDSAEAMTRELCRARHTLGFLPVEPSGGHAPPCP, encoded by the coding sequence GTGCGGTGCGCCCTGGCCATGTGGGAAGGCCGCACGGTGTTCGTCAAGACCCTGACGGTCGACTATCCCGACGCCATCGTGCGCTTCCAGCACGAGGGGCGGGTGGCGGCGTCGCTGAACCACCCGCTGGTGGTCTCCCCCCTGGCGGCCACGACCCGCCAGCTGGTCTTTCCCTTCATCGAGGGCGGCACCCTGCGCGAGTGTCTGGACCGTGGCCCCCTGACCCCCGCACACGCGATCGAGGTCGCGCTGGGCATCCTGAACGCGGTGGACTACCTGCATGCACAGGGCGTCACGCACCACGACGTGAAGCCGGAGAACATCCTGCTGTTCCGGGGCCAAGCGGGGTTCTGGAACGTGCGGCTGATCGACTTCGGCATGAGCCATTCCAGGGCGCTGCCGCTGGATATCCACAGCGGCACGCGCATGGGAACGCCGCATTTCATGGCCCCCGAGCAGTTCCGGGGCATCCGTGGCGATCCCCGGAGCGACCTGTATTCGGTGGGCGTGCTGCTGTTCGACTGCCTCGCCGGGCACCCGCCCTTCGAGGACGCGCTGGGCTGGCTGGCCGGCCTGCACGATGTCCTGGCTCCGCTGCCCGGCCCGGAGGTGCTGCACCCGCTGCTGCTCCGCGCCATGCACCGCGATCCGCGCCAGCGGCCGGACAGCGCCGAGGCGATGACACGGGAGTTGTGCCGGGCCCGTCATACCCTGGGCTTTCTCCCGGTCGAGCCGTCGGGCGGCCACGCTCCGCCGTGCCCCTGA
- the holA gene encoding DNA polymerase III subunit delta: protein MPLIVFSGPRFLAEETLRRTLTGRGLHVRDLPWLAGEEVSAAELIPHLSPGLFGDGGVVVDLAGAKPDKALLELLAGAAVTVAVLDESPAATRLKVYESRGEVIPTPGPARPGDVTGWILARAKTMKLALGRDAAVYLADVFGLDLAGIAGELTKLELLDGSLTRERVAAVVGREPPGDSFAMLGAATAGRPAEAVMQLRRLMASGEDPFRLLGAVVWQYSLVARCVALTLQEGRVNETAAAQRLGVKPYPAKKALEVARRLNEPKIRVHLERILDADLAMKRGLDPAVTLERLIVQLSL, encoded by the coding sequence GTGCCCCTGATCGTCTTTTCCGGCCCGCGCTTCCTGGCCGAGGAAACCCTGCGCCGCACGCTGACCGGTCGCGGCCTGCACGTGCGCGACCTGCCGTGGCTGGCGGGCGAGGAGGTGAGCGCCGCGGAGCTGATTCCGCACCTGTCGCCGGGCCTGTTCGGCGACGGCGGGGTGGTCGTGGATCTGGCCGGCGCCAAGCCCGACAAGGCGCTGCTGGAACTGCTCGCGGGCGCAGCCGTGACCGTGGCGGTGCTCGACGAGTCACCGGCCGCCACCCGCCTGAAGGTGTACGAGAGCCGTGGCGAGGTGATTCCCACCCCCGGCCCCGCCCGGCCGGGCGACGTGACCGGCTGGATCCTGGCCCGTGCGAAGACCATGAAGCTGGCCCTGGGCCGGGATGCCGCCGTCTATCTGGCCGACGTGTTTGGCCTGGATCTGGCCGGGATCGCGGGCGAACTGACCAAGCTGGAACTGCTGGACGGTTCCCTTACCCGTGAGCGTGTGGCGGCGGTCGTGGGGCGTGAGCCGCCCGGTGACAGCTTCGCCATGCTGGGCGCGGCGACTGCCGGACGGCCCGCCGAGGCGGTCATGCAGCTGCGCCGCCTGATGGCCTCCGGCGAGGATCCCTTCCGGCTGCTGGGGGCCGTGGTGTGGCAGTACTCGCTGGTCGCCCGCTGCGTGGCGCTGACCCTGCAGGAGGGCCGTGTGAACGAGACGGCGGCCGCGCAGCGCCTGGGAGTCAAACCCTACCCGGCCAAGAAGGCCCTGGAGGTCGCCCGTCGGCTGAACGAGCCGAAGATCCGTGTCCACCTGGAGCGGATTCTCGATGCCGATCTGGCGATGAAGCGCGGGCTGGATCCGGCCGTGACCCTCGAACGCCTGATCGTGCAGCTCAGCCTGTAA
- a CDS encoding acyl-CoA dehydrogenase family protein, whose translation MEFSLSDEQRQLQQLARDFTRREIIPVASEYDQKEELPWQVVEKAFEVGLLNVGIPDHAGGLGLGMLDECLIGEELAYGCMGIYTILMASELGITPLLVGATQEQQQRFLTPLTEKPSLAAFALSEPNNGSDAAAMHTTAVLDGDEWVINGTKMWISNGGVAELTVVFATTDRQGGHRATVALVVPRDTPGFSYNKIKHKMGQRASLTSELVFENVRVPKENQLGGLGDGFKIAMKTLDKTRIPVAAGSVGIARRALDESVKYAKERAAFGKPIADFQAIQFKLAEMAMGIETGRLMYQKAAWLVDQGQPHGFESAIAKAYCSEMAFDAANEAIQVHGGYGYVGEYPVEKLLRDSKLNTIYEGTNEIQRVIISRTLLK comes from the coding sequence ATGGAGTTCAGCCTGTCCGACGAGCAACGCCAGCTGCAGCAGCTGGCCCGCGACTTCACCCGCAGGGAGATCATCCCGGTCGCCAGCGAGTACGACCAGAAGGAGGAGCTGCCGTGGCAGGTCGTGGAGAAGGCCTTCGAGGTCGGGCTGCTGAACGTCGGCATTCCCGACCACGCGGGCGGCCTGGGCCTGGGCATGCTCGACGAGTGCCTGATCGGCGAGGAGCTCGCCTACGGCTGCATGGGCATCTATACGATCCTGATGGCCTCGGAGCTGGGCATCACGCCTCTGCTCGTCGGCGCGACCCAGGAACAGCAGCAGCGCTTCCTGACGCCACTGACGGAGAAGCCCAGTCTCGCGGCGTTCGCCCTGAGCGAGCCGAACAACGGCTCGGACGCCGCCGCCATGCACACGACCGCGGTGCTTGACGGCGACGAGTGGGTCATCAACGGCACCAAGATGTGGATCAGCAACGGCGGCGTGGCCGAACTGACCGTGGTCTTCGCGACCACGGATCGGCAGGGCGGGCACCGCGCGACCGTCGCCCTGGTCGTGCCCAGGGACACACCGGGGTTCTCGTACAACAAGATCAAGCACAAGATGGGCCAGCGCGCGTCGCTGACCAGCGAGCTCGTGTTCGAGAACGTCCGCGTGCCGAAAGAGAACCAGCTCGGGGGCCTCGGGGACGGCTTCAAGATCGCCATGAAGACCCTCGACAAGACCCGCATTCCCGTGGCGGCCGGCTCGGTGGGCATCGCGCGGCGGGCCCTGGACGAGAGCGTGAAGTACGCCAAGGAGCGCGCTGCGTTCGGAAAGCCCATCGCGGACTTCCAGGCGATCCAGTTCAAGCTCGCGGAGATGGCCATGGGCATCGAGACGGGCCGCCTGATGTACCAGAAGGCCGCGTGGCTCGTCGACCAGGGCCAGCCGCACGGCTTCGAGAGCGCCATCGCCAAGGCGTACTGCAGCGAGATGGCCTTCGACGCCGCGAACGAGGCGATCCAGGTGCACGGCGGCTACGGCTACGTGGGCGAGTACCCGGTCGAAAAGCTGCTGCGCGACAGCAAGCTGAACACCATCTACGAGGGCACCAACGAGATCCAGCGCGTGATCATCAGCCGCACCCTGCTGAAGTAG
- a CDS encoding fumarylacetoacetate hydrolase family protein, which translates to MRIVRIQHEGAARWGQLDDQTVHLLTGLGGQTTGETVPLDATALLAPAEPSKIVCVGRNYLDHIRELGNDTGDLPKEPGIFLKGPNTLAEPGGTVDRPDWTENFHFEGELALVIGTRARHVTPDTALAHVAGYTCGLDLTARDRQKTDLQWFRAKAADRFCPLGPWLETEFDPADVRVMTRVNGETKQDGRTAHMIFDVPAILAYVTRFVTLEPGDVVLTGTPEGVGPLQSGDTVEVEVEGIGVLSTRIG; encoded by the coding sequence ATGCGTATTGTCCGGATCCAGCATGAGGGCGCGGCCCGGTGGGGCCAGCTCGACGACCAGACCGTCCACCTCCTGACCGGTCTGGGTGGTCAGACGACGGGGGAGACCGTGCCGCTGGACGCCACGGCCCTGCTCGCCCCGGCCGAGCCCAGCAAGATCGTGTGCGTGGGCCGCAATTACCTGGATCACATCCGCGAGCTGGGCAACGACACGGGCGACCTGCCCAAGGAACCGGGCATCTTCCTCAAGGGGCCGAACACCCTGGCCGAGCCCGGCGGTACCGTGGATCGCCCGGACTGGACTGAGAACTTCCACTTCGAGGGCGAGCTGGCCCTGGTGATCGGCACGCGGGCGCGGCACGTCACGCCCGACACGGCCCTGGCTCATGTGGCCGGGTACACCTGTGGTCTGGATCTCACCGCGCGCGACCGCCAGAAGACCGACCTGCAGTGGTTCCGGGCCAAGGCGGCCGACCGCTTCTGCCCGCTGGGGCCGTGGCTGGAGACCGAGTTCGACCCGGCCGACGTGCGCGTGATGACCCGCGTGAACGGCGAGACCAAGCAGGATGGCCGCACCGCCCACATGATCTTCGACGTGCCGGCCATCCTGGCCTACGTGACCCGCTTCGTGACCCTGGAACCCGGCGACGTGGTGCTCACCGGCACTCCCGAGGGTGTCGGCCCGCTCCAGAGTGGCGACACCGTCGAGGTGGAGGTCGAGGGTATCGGAGTGCTGAGCACCCGGATCGGCTGA
- a CDS encoding Crp/Fnr family transcriptional regulator, which yields MSRQEILRRNPLLHDVPDAALDELATIVTERRLAPGEVLITQDDQGEALHLLTEGIVRVSRVSLGSRERVMGDVYAPGVIGETAVLSLSSERSATVTALTAVTTLMLYRPHFEQLLRRYPRLLWNLSRILAERVTFLNDELIAFGMNTEAALSHVFTHLYAQRVQAGVPRPELLPLSMQDIMLRISSSRETVSRVMRKLEKQGMVKIGTQGVILLDPDALERIPLEQPDAGE from the coding sequence ATGTCCCGGCAGGAAATCCTCAGACGCAACCCGCTGCTTCACGATGTTCCCGATGCCGCCCTGGACGAACTGGCCACGATCGTCACCGAACGGCGGCTGGCCCCGGGCGAGGTGCTGATCACCCAGGATGACCAGGGGGAAGCCCTGCACCTGCTCACCGAGGGCATCGTGCGCGTCAGCCGCGTCAGCCTCGGGAGCCGCGAGCGTGTCATGGGCGACGTGTACGCGCCGGGCGTGATCGGCGAGACGGCCGTGCTCTCGCTGTCCAGCGAGCGCAGCGCGACGGTGACCGCCCTGACCGCCGTGACCACACTGATGCTGTACCGGCCCCATTTCGAGCAGCTGCTGCGGCGCTATCCCCGGTTGCTGTGGAACCTCAGCCGCATCCTGGCCGAGCGCGTGACGTTCCTGAACGATGAACTGATCGCCTTCGGCATGAACACCGAGGCGGCGCTGAGCCACGTGTTCACGCACCTGTACGCCCAGCGGGTGCAGGCCGGCGTGCCGCGCCCGGAACTGCTGCCCCTGAGCATGCAGGACATCATGCTGCGGATCTCGTCGAGCCGCGAGACCGTGTCGCGCGTGATGCGCAAGCTGGAGAAGCAGGGCATGGTCAAGATCGGCACGCAGGGTGTCATCCTGCTCGACCCGGACGCGCTGGAACGGATTCCCCTGGAGCAGCCGGACGCGGGCGAGTAG
- a CDS encoding ABC transporter ATP-binding protein, producing the protein MRRVTPPALSAVNLTQAYGDVTVLRGVSLELHAGEVVAVTGPSGSGKSTLLHLLGGLDTPQHGEVYWAGERADTLDTQRRAQRRAGRIGLVFQHHYLLDDLSVLDNVLIPGRLAGRPDPEHAQHLLARVGLAGRGRDMPGVLSGGERQRVAVARALAAHPAAVLADEPTGSLDRANAQTVAALLVELARETGAGVLLVTHDERLAQHAGRVLHLLDGQFTDTLPDYG; encoded by the coding sequence ATGCGCCGCGTGACCCCCCCCGCCCTGAGCGCCGTGAACCTGACCCAGGCCTACGGCGACGTGACCGTCCTGCGCGGCGTCTCGCTGGAGCTCCATGCGGGTGAGGTCGTCGCCGTCACCGGCCCCAGCGGCAGCGGCAAAAGCACCCTGCTGCACCTGCTGGGCGGCCTGGACACCCCGCAGCACGGCGAGGTGTACTGGGCCGGCGAACGCGCCGACACCCTGGACACCCAGCGCCGGGCCCAGCGCCGGGCGGGCCGGATCGGCCTGGTGTTCCAGCACCACTACCTGCTCGACGACCTGAGTGTGCTGGACAATGTCCTGATTCCGGGCCGACTGGCCGGACGGCCAGACCCGGAACACGCGCAGCACCTCCTGGCCCGCGTGGGCCTCGCGGGGCGTGGCCGGGACATGCCCGGCGTGCTGAGCGGCGGCGAGCGCCAGCGCGTTGCGGTGGCCCGAGCCCTGGCCGCCCACCCGGCCGCCGTCCTGGCCGACGAGCCGACCGGCAGCCTCGACCGTGCCAACGCTCAGACCGTCGCCGCGCTGCTGGTCGAACTGGCGCGGGAAACCGGAGCCGGCGTGCTGCTGGTCACCCACGACGAGCGGCTGGCCCAGCACGCCGGCCGGGTGCTGCATCTGCTGGATGGTCAGTTCACGGATACCCTGCCTGACTACGGGTGA